In Thermococcus sp. EP1, a genomic segment contains:
- a CDS encoding Mrp/NBP35 family ATP-binding protein gives MTIKTPPTFNVPGLGADPLTQRIKEKEKQWRFRIAVLSGKGGVGKSTVAVNLAAALAKQGYFVGVLDADVHGPNIAKMLGVEKAEILAEKFEDGHFEMIPPMNDFFGQTTPIKVMSMGFMVPDDQPIIWRGALVTKAIKQLLGDVKWGTLDFMIVDFPPGTGDQILTVTQTLSLDAAIIVTTPQEVALLDTGKAVNMMKQMEVPYVAVVENMSYLICPHCGNKIDLFGEGGGEKLAEKEGVDFLGKVPIDLKAREASDNGIPIVLFEDTPAAKAFMEIAQKLAKRLEKKEGGD, from the coding sequence ATGACGATAAAAACTCCTCCCACTTTTAATGTTCCAGGTCTAGGCGCCGACCCTCTCACGCAAAGGATTAAGGAAAAAGAGAAACAGTGGAGATTTAGAATAGCAGTTTTAAGTGGCAAAGGTGGTGTTGGTAAATCAACAGTAGCCGTGAATTTAGCAGCAGCCCTCGCAAAGCAGGGATATTTTGTGGGAGTTCTTGATGCTGATGTACATGGTCCAAATATTGCCAAAATGCTTGGAGTTGAAAAAGCTGAAATTCTAGCTGAAAAGTTTGAAGATGGACATTTTGAGATGATACCCCCAATGAATGACTTTTTTGGACAAACAACTCCAATTAAAGTAATGAGTATGGGTTTTATGGTGCCTGATGATCAACCTATTATCTGGAGGGGAGCTCTGGTTACAAAGGCCATTAAACAACTTCTTGGTGATGTTAAGTGGGGAACTTTAGATTTCATGATAGTGGATTTCCCACCCGGAACTGGAGACCAAATTTTAACAGTTACTCAAACATTAAGTCTAGATGCTGCCATAATAGTTACCACTCCTCAAGAAGTGGCGTTACTTGATACTGGAAAAGCAGTAAATATGATGAAGCAGATGGAAGTTCCTTATGTGGCTGTTGTTGAAAACATGAGTTACTTAATATGTCCTCATTGTGGAAATAAGATTGATCTCTTTGGAGAAGGTGGTGGAGAAAAGCTTGCAGAAAAAGAAGGGGTAGACTTTCTTGGGAAGGTTCCTATTGATCTTAAGGCAAGAGAGGCAAGTGACAATGGTATACCCATAGTGCTTTTTGAAGATACACCAGCAGCAAAAGCATTTATGGAAATTGCCCAAAAACTTGCTAAGAGGCTGGAGAAAAAAGAGGGT